From one Montipora capricornis isolate CH-2021 chromosome 10, ASM3666992v2, whole genome shotgun sequence genomic stretch:
- the LOC138020394 gene encoding probable ATP-dependent DNA helicase RecS codes for MASTIAGSASLLHKAIAFLSSKSSREIHLKKEQDIAIKSLLKEKDVLALLPTGFGKSLVFQVFAVVRSLLSVESSSSYGSVLVVCPLKSIISDQIEEARSFGLTALEIEHPGIFENLPRLPDILFTLAETVCADGFRDVMKKRQDVHLVVVDESHTIETWAGARDKKGNVFRSAYGELAVIRSFCKRGTPYLALTGTADKSTQTAIIKSLGKVDPERIVMSPERKNVRITVIKCKKAEIFSKLYWLVEMMRMKGRNTPKTIIFCNMIREMASVANYLLFKLGQDAYVSNPSDGSKECLIVIFHSMTWIERKDKFLASFKKADSVARIVVASTALSMGVNFPDVKYVVNWGPARTLLEYHQEAGRAGRDGNPAYSVIIYHGNQTAPCEVDVKNFVRTTKCYRVACLKPFVDDAKPLLPGHDCCSNCAVTCRCSTGCSVLPFNEQPANEEQQAYSQRKRCITKEQLVDLQDALLELKATFDSHCSLEVTGFSSDLIKQVVEGASTIFSVKDVLCFPVFSVKVANQIMEIFQDIFDDIEEMEDISDMFIEDRVTDLDFHLSVSEEEENTSFEDGEEVEETW; via the exons ATGGCGAGCACGATTGCGGGGAGTGCATCTCTTCTCCATAAAGCCATCGCATTTTTGTCTTCAAAATCTTCGAGAGAAATTCATCTTAAGAAAGAGCAAGACATAGCAATAAAGAGTCTTCTCAAGGAAAAGGATGTGTTAGCCTTGCTGCCTACAGGCTTTGGAAAAAGCCTTGTGTTTCAAGTTTTTGCCGTTGTTAGATCGTTACTCTCTGTCGAATCAAGTTCATCATATGGCAGTGTCCTTGTAGTTTGTCCTCTCAAGAGTATCATATCCGATCAAATTGAAGAGGCTAGATCGTTTGGATTGACAGCACTGGAAATCGAACACCCAGGGATCTTTGAAAACCTTCCTCGGTTACCGGACATACTGTTTACTTTAGCCGAAACTGTGTGCGCGGATGGTTTCCGAGATGTGATGAAAAAACGACAAGATGTTCATTTGGTTGTTGTGGATGAATCCCATACGATAGAAACGTGGGCAGGGGCGAG GGACAAAAAGGGAAACGTTTTTAGAAGTGCTTATGGAGAACTTGCAGTGATTCGATCGTTTTGTAAACGAG GAACACCTTACTTGGCCCTGACTGGTACTGCAGATAAGTCCACTCAGACCGCTATTATCAAATCGCTGGGAAAGGTAGATCCTGAGAGGATTGTAATGAgtccagaaagaaaaaatgtgaGAATAACAGTAATCAAGTGCAAAAAAGCTGAGATATTTTCAAAACTGTACTGGCTTGTTGAAATGATGCGCATGAAAGGGAGAAATACACCGAAAACTATAATCTTTTGCAATATGATACGTGAGATGGCTAGTGTTGCAAATTATCTCCTTTTCAAATTGGGGCAAGATGCATATGTGTCAAACCCATCAGATGGATCAAAGGAATGCCTTATCGTTATATTCCATAGCATGACATGGATAGAAAGAAAGGATAAATTTCTTGCAAGTTTTAAGAAAGCAGATTCTGTGGCAAGGATTGTTGTGGCATCAACAGCACTTAGCATGGGGGTGAATTTCCCTGATGTCAAATATGTGGTCAATTGGGGACCTGCAAGGACTTTGCTAGAATACCACCAAGAGGCAGGAAGAGCTGGCCGTGATGGAAACCCAGCCTATAGTGTTATTATTTATCATGGAAATCAGACAGCACCTTGTGAAGTTGATGTTAAAAACTTTGTGCGAACCACTAAATGCTATCGTGTTGCCTGTCTTAAGCCCTTTGTAGATGATGCAAAGCCACTTTTACCTGGACATGATTGCTGTAGCAACTGTGCAGTGACATGCAGGTGCAGCACCGGTTGCAGTGTACTTCCCTTTAATGAACAACCAGCAAATGAGGAGCAGCAGGCATACTCTCAAAGAAAACGATGCATTACCAAGGAACAGCTTGTTGATCTGCAAGACGCCTTGTTGGAATTGAAGGCAACGTTTGATTCTCATTGTTCCCTAGAAGTCACTGGCTTCTCCAGTGATCTTATCAAACAAGTTGTAGAAGGAGCCAGTACAATATTTTCTGTTAAAGACGTATTGTGTTTTCCAGTATTTTCAGTGAAAGTTGCCAATCAAATTATGGAAATTTTTCAAGACATTTTTGATGATATTGAGGAGATGGAAGATATTTCTGACATGTTTATCGAAGACAGAGTTACCGATTTAGATTTCCATCTCAGTGTATCTGAGGAAGAGGAAAACACTTCTTTTGAAGATGGTGAGGAAGTTGAGGAAACATGGTAA
- the LOC138020395 gene encoding uncharacterized protein: MSVNADFCSHEIDVHSARLNQIVGGDQDEYGNFNCNAGCGYVYSTKAARNRHLKDNHEYYPVESSDVHEQESSCTKPDFKFNYHQNKLVFGLLLFDFNDAVREGDGERLFDIYKLALLLYHSEGHTKYAYVVLLHLVKVVAILPKFQAHRLKWNRFYNKYGGKGNNISLDLKKEQQNKVLKTFWRALGANINENNGARVAHAVEQLEAIVESVNADCNCGGRVGRRSISNQEKCVQQIVDDLMKEKVFKFTEDRDGHPSFPQFSGQLLRKIDYRELHHWMTDHIKLWGSIYEQQL; encoded by the exons ATGTCTGTAAACGCTGATTTTTGCAGTCATGAAATTGACGTCCATTCTGCCAGACTAAATCAGATTGTTGGTGGAGACCAAGATGAGTATGGTAATTTCAATTGCAATGCTGGATGTGGTTATGTGTATAGCACCAAGGCAGCTAGAAACCG GCATCTTAAAGATAATCATGAATACTACCCTGTTGAAAGCAGTGATGTCCATGAACAAGAAAGCAGTTGTACTAAACCAGATTTCAAGTTTAACTACCATCAGAACAAACTTGTATTTGGATTGCTACTGTTTGACTTCAATGATGCGGTTCGAGAAGGGGATGGAGAACGCCTCTTTGATATTTATAAACTGGCACTCTTACTCTACCACAGTGAGGGTCATACGAAGTATGCATATGTTGTTTTACTCCACCTTGTCAAAGTTGTTGCGATACTGCCCAAATTCCAAGCTCACAGGTTAAAATGGAATAGATTTTACAACAAGTATGGAGGTAAAGGCAACAACATTTCCCTAGACCTCAAGAAAGAACAGCAAAATAAAGTCCTCAAGACATTTTGGCGAGCTCTTGGTGCCAACATCAATGAAAACAATGGAGCTAGAGTAGCTCATGCAGTAGAACAGCTTGAAGCTATCGTGGAATCAGTGAATGCTGACTGCAACTGCGGTGGTAGAGTTGGCAGAAGGTCAATTTCCAACCAAGAAAAATGCGTTCAACAAATTGTTGATGACTTGATGAAGGAGAAAGTGTTTAAATTTACTGAAGACAGAGATGGCCATCCGTCATTCCCACAGTTCAGTGGTCAACTTTTGAGAAAAATAGACTATCGAGAACTTCACCATTGGATGACTGATCACATCAAACTTTGGGGATCAATTTATGAACAACAGTTGTAG